A window from Erythrolamprus reginae isolate rEryReg1 chromosome 11, rEryReg1.hap1, whole genome shotgun sequence encodes these proteins:
- the LOC139174099 gene encoding phospholipase A2 inhibitor gamma subunit B-like, with amino-acid sequence MKSLLFCCLFGTFLATGMGIECEICSNVGQECSGYSQTCDEKEDTCVVYHAELKIEPVSVTFITKACGTSDTCHLDYLESTLYRKVSLRSKRACCIGEECKTLPTPVLQSEVIRPNGLQCPGCLGLTSAECNEHLVSCRGTETQCLTLVGKNDDQFIKELSLKACASESLCTLLEKKIWTDVPEADIEVKCTPALPLTSQ; translated from the exons ATGAAGTCCCTCTTATTCTGTTGTCTCTTTGGCACTTTCTTAGCTACAG gcatggGTATTGAGTGTGAGATCTGTTCGAACGTTGGCCAGGAGTGTAGCGGCTATTCACAAACCTGTGATGAAAAGGAAGATACTTGCGTTGTCTATCATGCTGAACTGAAAATAG AACCTGTGTCCGTAACTTTCATTACAAAAGCCTGTGGTACTTCTGACACTTGCCATCTTGACTACCTGGAGTCAACTCTATATCGTAAAGTATCGTTGAGGTCCAAACGAGCCTGCTGTATTGGGGAGGAATGTAAAACGCTGCCGACTCCTG TGCTTCAATCCGAAGTCATTCGACCCAACGGACTCCAGTGTCCTGGATGCCTTGGACTCACTTCAGCTGAATGCAATGAACACCTGGTCTCCTGCCGGGGAACTGAAACCCAGTGTTTGACTCTAGTGGGGAAGAACGATG ACCAGTTCATCAAGGAGCTGTCCCTCAAAGCATGCGCTTCCGAGAGCTTGTGCACTTTACTGGAGAAGAAGATCTGGACAGATGTACCGGAAGCAGACATAGAAGTAAAATGCACCCCAGCCCTCCCACTGACCTCCCAGTGA